The proteins below come from a single Verrucomicrobiota bacterium genomic window:
- a CDS encoding lactate racemase domain-containing protein — protein sequence MKSLLASSSPANHQVTPAQAAEVVAKALPSGAYQGKKVLLIIPDATRTAPVGMMFKAIHAQIGKVAKNLDILVALGTHIAMSEEAICERLEITEAEHKSVYSSVRFFNHEWDNPKALKLVGTLTREDVTELTGGLFSMEVPVEVNKLLFEYDQVIIVGPVFPHEVVGFSGGNKYLFPGVGGPQILNFFHWLGAVVTNPMIIGNKWTPVRRVVDKAGALVTVPKLCFAMVVEGKDLAGLYAGTPEGAWDAASELSRQLHIVYNDKPFHTILSCAPKMYDELWTGGKCMYKLEPVLADGGELIIYAPHITEISLAHGRLIEEIGYHCRDYFLKQWDKFKHYPWGVIAHSTHVRGIGAFENGVEKCRAKVTLATGIPESVCRKINMGYRDPKTINPETYANREAEGVLLVPKAGEMLFHLKQQPKWAGGQ from the coding sequence ATGAAATCACTACTAGCCAGCTCCTCTCCCGCCAATCATCAGGTCACCCCGGCCCAGGCCGCCGAGGTGGTTGCCAAGGCGTTGCCATCCGGGGCCTATCAGGGCAAAAAAGTCCTGTTAATCATCCCGGACGCCACCCGCACCGCGCCGGTGGGCATGATGTTCAAAGCCATCCATGCGCAAATCGGCAAGGTGGCAAAAAATCTGGACATCCTGGTGGCGCTCGGTACGCATATCGCGATGAGCGAGGAGGCCATCTGTGAACGCCTTGAGATCACCGAAGCGGAACACAAGTCGGTGTATTCATCCGTCCGTTTCTTCAACCATGAATGGGATAATCCCAAGGCGTTGAAGCTGGTGGGGACGCTGACGCGTGAGGATGTCACGGAGTTGACGGGTGGATTGTTCTCCATGGAAGTGCCGGTCGAGGTGAACAAGCTGTTATTTGAATACGACCAAGTCATCATCGTCGGACCGGTGTTTCCGCATGAAGTGGTGGGGTTCTCGGGCGGCAACAAGTACCTGTTCCCCGGCGTGGGCGGCCCGCAAATCCTCAATTTCTTCCATTGGCTGGGCGCCGTGGTCACCAACCCGATGATCATTGGTAATAAATGGACCCCGGTGCGCCGGGTGGTGGACAAAGCCGGCGCGCTCGTTACGGTGCCGAAGTTGTGTTTCGCGATGGTGGTCGAGGGCAAGGACCTCGCGGGGTTGTATGCCGGCACACCGGAAGGGGCTTGGGACGCCGCCAGCGAACTTTCCCGGCAACTGCACATTGTCTATAATGACAAGCCGTTCCATACCATTCTCTCCTGCGCACCCAAGATGTATGATGAATTGTGGACCGGCGGCAAATGCATGTACAAGCTGGAACCAGTGCTGGCGGACGGCGGGGAACTCATCATTTATGCGCCGCACATCACCGAGATATCCCTTGCGCATGGCCGGTTGATCGAGGAGATCGGCTATCACTGCCGTGATTACTTCCTCAAGCAATGGGACAAGTTCAAACACTATCCTTGGGGCGTCATCGCTCACTCCACCCACGTGCGCGGGATTGGCGCCTTTGAGAATGGCGTGGAAAAATGCCGGGCCAAAGTAACCCTGGCCACCGGTATTCCCGAGTCGGTTTGCCGCAAAATCAACATGGGATACCGTGATCCGAAAACCATCAACCCGGAAACCTATGCCAACCGCGAGGCGGAAGGCGTCCTGCTTGTGCCCAAGGCTGGCGAGATGCTGTTCCACCTGAAGCAGCAGCCCAAGTGGGCTGGAGGCCAGTAA
- a CDS encoding four helix bundle protein, producing the protein MTPEELSVRLWQFAARVGKVVDALPDTRLGRHVAGQLVRCGTAAPPNYDEGCAAESRADFAHKLSIALKELRETRGWLRFTVIAGLLPEKKITEMLDECVQLSRIIGGSVATVKSIPRSARRQSVGNPI; encoded by the coding sequence ATGACGCCTGAAGAACTTTCCGTACGCTTATGGCAGTTTGCGGCCAGAGTGGGGAAAGTTGTTGATGCGTTGCCAGATACCCGACTTGGCCGGCATGTGGCCGGCCAACTCGTCCGTTGTGGAACCGCTGCGCCGCCTAATTACGACGAAGGCTGTGCAGCGGAAAGCCGCGCCGATTTTGCGCATAAACTGAGCATTGCATTGAAAGAACTTCGGGAGACTCGGGGCTGGTTGCGTTTTACCGTCATTGCAGGACTTTTGCCCGAAAAGAAAATCACTGAAATGCTGGATGAGTGTGTGCAGTTAAGTCGGATCATCGGCGGCTCGGTGGCAACGGTCAAAAGCATCCCCCGTTCCGCTCGTCGGCAATCGGTTGGAAACCCAATTTAG